A window of Corvus hawaiiensis isolate bCorHaw1 chromosome 15, bCorHaw1.pri.cur, whole genome shotgun sequence genomic DNA:
TGCTCTTGCCCTTCCCCGGCGGGCACCAGCCAGATTGGGCAGCCCACGACCAGGGATGCTGCTCCACCAGCAAGCAGGGGCCCTTTGCCTGGACACCTGGGTTCCCTGTCCCCAGTCTGTGGCTTGACGACCCTGGTGAGGGGAGCCGTGCCATGCCATgctgtgccatgctgtgccGTTCCTTGCCAAGCTGGAGCAgcggcccagccctgccccgtTTGTGCCAAGCAGTGGCTGCGCAGGTGACTGGGCTCAGTCGCGCCGCGGCCGGCTGTGAGCTGCCTGCCAAGCGAGCAATGGGGACCAGCACCACACCACACTGCCCGAGCCAGTGCTGGCACCGCCAGGCTCCCCACACCTCCTGTCGCAGGGCTGGCGTGGGGTGCTCTGGTGCACTCCCTGCCCTTCTGCCCTCCATCTCCATCCATCCTCACAGTTCCCACCGGTACCATGGGACAGCCATGGTCCATGCCCAGCTGGGGTTCGGTACCCACAGCACCCTCCATATAGGGTCTCCTGCACCCAAGGGGTGCCCACCCACCGCGCCGGCTCTGCAGCGTCCCCCTGCAGACGGGGCCATGCTGGGAACGCAGGATCCCTAGGGATGCCCAGACGGTTGCAGGGAGcactggggctgcagcccctctgggTGTCTGCCGTGCTCACCGACGCACTGAGGCCAGGCTAGGGGACATCTCCGCTGGCGGGTGGAGGGTCAGTGGTCCGGGACCCTCGGGCGCAGTGGGGGAGTCGTCCCCCCCCCTCGGACTCCCCGCAGAGCTCACGTCCAGCCTCGCGCAGCTCCCCGCCCCCAGCCTGGTCCTTTGTCTGCAGCCGCCACTTCCCGTCTGCCGTGACACCTGCCAGCGGCCGCCAGCCCCGGGCACCCACCGTActcccggcccccggccccacGGACCGGCCGCCGGAGCGGCCAAGCCCCGGGGGTCCACCCGgctgctcccgctcccgccgggTCCTGCCCGGGGGGCCATTGCCGGGAGCAGCCGTACTCCGGACCGTCCGCGTCTGCAGCACCACCGATACAGTCCCGCATACTCCCCGCGTCACGACCACCCACGCGCACCCCCGCGGTGTGACGGCACCCTCCGGGCTATCCCGTCACCGCGGTCCCCCGTGTCCCGGCCAAGTGATAGGAACGGCAGGAACACTATGCCAGCGGCAGGGATGCTGTGCGTGGGGCGGGGACACCACGCGTGGGGCAGGTGCGCTGCGGACACCACTGCCCGGCGCTGGTAGGGCCCCGGGGGAGCGGAGCCGTGCGGGCGAGGCGGGGAGCGCcagtcccccccccccccccccccccagtgcgGGCAGCGTCCGGGGCAGTGCCACTGTGTGCGGCCACGCTTGGGCAAGGGGCGGGGGACGGCAGTGCTCGCCGTGGGGCGGGGGGCACATCCCCGGTCCGGGAGGGTGCCCCACCAGCACCCGAACCTCCCACAGCCAGCGGGCATCCCGCACCGCGAACGAACGGCCCCCGTCCCCAGGAGGGCACCGGCGCCCCACAGGACGCCCACCCGCCGCCACTCCCCGGGTGACCTTGCCCGGCTCCCAGTCCCGGTGCCAGgtccccgccgcgccgccggtCCCCCCTCCCGCCCGGAGCGCGGTGCCCGCGGGGGGCACGCGGTGACTCACCGGCGGCGGCGAGCAGGGCAGCGGCGAGCAGGGCACCgagcggccccggcgcggcggcggcagcggcggcggcggcggcggggggggcccggcggcggggcggccgtGCACCCATGGCGCGCCCCGCGGAGCGCTGCGGGGCGAGGGAGCAGGGCGGGCCGCGCTCCGCGCCGCCCTCAGCGGGCCATGGCGCCCCCGCCACCGccaccggccccgccgcggctgccgcccgccgccgcgccgctccgctccgcccgGGCGCCGCCAATGCGGGGCGGGAGCGCGGACCCGCCCGCGGAAGGGACGGCGCAACAGCTGGGCGCGCCCCCGccaccgccccccgcccgcAACGCCGGCACCGCTCCCCCCGCTGGCGCTGCACCCCCCGCCTCTGCACACACCCGGGCCGGCACGGGGGGTCCGCACCGTCCCCGAGCGCAGCGCAGCGCGGCTCCCCCGGCTTGCATCCCCCACGGGCACGGCGCATCCCCGGGCACGGCGTCGCTCCCCCTCTCCGGGACACCCGCGGGCTCTGCACCCCCCGGGACACCCCCCGGCAGCTCACACCTGCTACGCGCTGCATCTCCCTCCACACCCCACTCTACCCCAAGCCCCTGCTGCACCACCAGGTGATGCCTAGGGatgctccccagcccagccttgtACCCCACGGGAAATGTCATAGAAGAGGGATCACAATCCTGGAGGCAACGTGGGTCGTCTGTGGGGCCCCACCTTACTGTCACACACTGCGGTCTGGCCTCAAAGTACCCCATGCTCAGCCACACTGGCCTCTCCCAGGGGATGTGGCTGCAGGATGCGGCCCCTTCCCTCtttgtcccctccctgcacccagcCAAGGTGCCCACAAGCAGTGCTGCCATCACCAGTAGGCAGTTGTGATTTGGGCAATGGGCAAGGGTCAAAGGGTGTTGAGGCTGTACCGGGATGTCCGAGGTGCTCCCCAAACCCTGTGGCAGCCAAAGCCTGCGCCAGCAGTGCCGAGCAGCCCCGTCCCCAGCAGCGGGGACCAGGCAGTGGCTCCCAGCATCGTGCAGCAATAATTTCATTAGTGGCATCAGGAACAATTAACAACTGCTCTGATGCCTTTGAGAGCTGAAGCGCGTGTGAAGCCAGCGCAGCTCTCCCTGGTGGCACCAGCTGTGCCGTGGCCTCTCTCCACCCCAGCACaatgctggcagtgccaggcagagccgagcccaccaccagcaccaccctgGGACGAGGCCAGAACCATCTCCCATCACCACACACCTCCCGGGACCTCCCGTGCCAATGCAGTCATGGACCAGCCATGCACACAGGTAAGGCAGCGAGTGTGGGGTGACACCTGTGGGTGCCCATTTTCATCCCACCATGCTGCCCCAGGCAGAGCCATGAGCCCCAGGACATCTGCCTGGACATTGGTGGGGGCCAGTGGCAGAGGAGACCCCCAACCCCtgtgggcagagctctggcGTAGCAATAACAACCCTCCTTCAGTCTGGCTTGTTATTACTGATGGCATTTGCATGGAAACAGGATGTTTTTACTCCTTGCGGCtccatctgctcctgctgaagtCACCGCTCTGCACATGAGCTCCGGGGGGCTGCCATGGGAACCAGGGCGAGCTCCCCCGCAGCACCGGGAcccccagctctggctcctaCGGTGGCCAAACCCCCCAggcaagcagcagagcagggcaaggTGGGGGTACCCAGTGCACATGGCACCTGAGGTGGGCACCCAGCAtggtgctgccctggggcagcgtgctggggagggggctgggggtccccagTGCGGTGCCAGCCCCATCTGCTCCTTGCACCTCTCTCCCGGGatggcttccagctcctgctcctggcactgcGCCGGCAGTGCCAGCAACAACACTCCCACCCCCTGGGCACCCACTGCATCCTCCCTGTCCTGGTGCCCAGCCAAGTGTGCCCGTGGCGCCCAGTCCTGCCTCAGCTTCTCTCAGTTCCCCTCGCcgagtgctggtgctgctcgATGGCACAGAGGTGCCGTGCCAAGCCTGTGTGGGGTCACCCTGCATGTCCCTCCTCTGCTGGGGGCCAGCATGGCTGGGTCATCAGTGGAGAAGTGGCAGGGTGCACTGACGAATTAATAGACTCTAATTAATACAGATTGGAGAGATCACTTTCAATTCCGCTTGCTTTCCCTCTTGCTGAGGAGAAACTGAGGGGATGGATGAGCCAGatcctgctctggagctgccagAGTCCTGAGTCCTGCTGCCAAGGGTCAATGTCTGCCTGGCTCATGCCCATGGGGGCATCTGGGACCCCTGACCACCTGCCAGGGTGgtgtgaggggctgcagcactTGGGGAGCCATGGGAATCAGGATCTTTGAGGAGGAGATTGCAGTGCATAGCTGGCCCAGTGCCTCCAGCCCCACATGCCCAGCATCTGGGCGTCCTGTGAGCCCCAGGGGGATGCCAGAAACATCAGTCCCACTGGGTGCTGTAAATGGATTATTACTCAGAGTAATTAAGGtggaattaaaatttaattctcCTCTCCAGTGTTCCGCGGTCATGGCTCAGCCACGTGCTACAGCCATTGTGTCAGGGCTTTCTTCTGAAAACGACTGGGTTAAGGTGGAGGTGGAGGGAGGGCATCACCTGGTGAGCAGTGGTACCCAAGCTTTATGGGCTGCAACTACCACCTCTCTAGGCATGTCACCTCCCTGTCATTGCTCACCTCTCACCAAATGCCCCAGGTGCCACTTTTGTCTGGGCCAGCTGAGGTGAGGCAGCTCCCACCACCACAGAGCCTGGCAAGCCCCTGTCTGTGCCATGCCCgacctcctgcccagccctggcagccacGGGCAAGGCCAGCCCTGAGATTTTCTAAACTCGCATCAAATATTTAAGTAGGTATTTGAGCTCATGTATAATGGATCGCCCGTGAGCTGCCTCCCTATCCATTTGTGGTATTTAAGGAAGCCGAATATTAAACACCATTGTATTAGCAAAACCGCGCCTGCTTAATTGAGTTACAAACAGGGGAGGTGCTGACGGATAAACAATGCATAATGCAGGGACCCACGGGCAGGATGCAGCTGCCCTGGCGCCAGGCAGGGACTGGGCTGTGCGGGGCATGGGGCAGGAGGGTGCTCCAGTGGGGGGAGGGGCCACCGGTGCTGGTGGTGTCACTGGCAGAGCCGAAGGTGTGAGGAACACGTGTGCTGTATGAGGGATAGGTGACAGagcatggcacagcacagcacgcCATGGGACAGCTTGGCTTGGGATAACGTGGCATGGTGTGGGACATCCCAGGGATCATCCTGCACAGGGATGCTCAGAAATGGAGCCAGTGAGAACAACCCCAGCCACGCAAGGAGCAGAAAgattatgaaaatgaaaagtaaataaatatggATGTTGAGGACCTAATTCTGATAAGAGGATTTTCAAAATTAGCCATTTGCAAGAGTAGATTAATGGCGCACGGTGCTGGAGGCGGGAAGGGCTCCTTTAGGATGTGCAGCAAAGCCcatcctggcacagcctgttcCCTGTAGCCCCAGCACTCCCCACTTTTTGAGGAGAtggatttgctgctgctgtgggggaaaATGAGGTGGCCAGGAGCACAGCGTGGTGCCACCCTGCACACACAGGTTCTGCAGACACAGTACCAGGGTGCCAGGACCTCATCACAGAGAATCAGCATCTGGCAGCACTGGCATGCAGATTCCAGCACCCAGGACTACAGGAGAGTGGGTATGGTGCTGGCATGCAGCTTGGGGTCCCCACGGGTGTGCCTGGCACCCCCAGCCTGGGTATGGGGAGGCTGGACCAGTGCCAGcatggggctgggacaggggccAGCGGGATAAATAGGTAGAAAAGCCTCTGGACTGCACATCCCATGGGTGCCCCATGCCAAGCAGTGCAGTGGGTGCTCCTGGATGGAGCTGGTGCTGATGCCACCCTGGGTGCCGGGGCAGGGCCACATCTGTatgccctgggctgggcaggggcaggaggctgGGGCTTGGAGAGGCTTTTCACATTGTCTGGCTGGGATTTTCTATCCAGGCAGCCAAGCAGAAATCTCATTACAGACTGGCACAAAGGCAGCGtacctgtccccatccctgtccccacaccAGGCTGGGGGCTGGCGCAGGCTGAGGTGGGCACAGCTGCAAGCAGTGTGAGTCTGTTCTGGACACGGGCAGCTAGCAGGCTGCAAGTGGCCATTTGCTGGCCCCCAACCATCCCTTGTACCCCTCACCGTGCCCTGGGCCTGCCAGTCCCACCCCCAGCCTGACCCAGACCCCACACTTTGTGGTATGGGTGGGTTGGAGTGGGTCTGAAGTGAGTGCCAGCTCCTTGACGTGTGGGGCAAAGCCTCTGTGCTGGCAGGCAGGGTGTAGGCAGCCCAAGCAGCCCCGTGCCCAGcactcccacagcagcagcagcagcagcagcagcagccgccaaTTAATTAGCAGGGCGGTGGGAGAGCAGCCGGCGGAGCTGTGCGGGATCGATGGGCACATCGACCGCCCGGGGAACTCCAGTCCTCCCAGCCAGAGCTGTGATGCTGGGGCACACAAGGAGCCtggcagcccccggccccgcgaGAGGGGTGGTGGCTATGGGTGCAGCATGACCAGCCCCTTGGGAGGGCACAccaggggcaggagggaaagACAGGCACCGATGGCACTGCCACATGCCCTGCGTGCCGGCAGCCTCAGGGCTGACACCTGCTCCCCTGTGAACCAGGAGAGCGGCTGGTCCCTGTGTCACGCTGGGAGGACGTGCGGGTGCTAATGTTTGGATGCATCTGTgttgagggagctgcagggtggTCCCTCGGAGCCGGTGGCATCCACTGTGGGAGCTGAGGGAGGGGGCTGCGGGCAGGGGCAGTGCCAGAGTCTCGGGGGCAGCATAGACACGGTGACTCGGGGAGGGAAAGGCTCTGTGGGCACGTTCCAGCCAGCTGGGGGGCCACCAGGCCATGATACAGGACCGGCAGAACACAGCCCAAAGGggtggtggcacagcctgcacagccccGTGCTGCAGACACGCCTGCAGGTCTGTGGCCACACagctcctgtccccatcccacctgcCCGCTCCCCCGCCTGCCTCTGCCAAGCGAGACGTGCCAGCCCGTCCCTGCGGGGAAGGAGAGTGCTCAGCCGTGTTGCAGAGCCTGGTATCCACCCAGATGAGAAGTGACAGCAAAGGACCCTTCTCAGGTACAGGCTCCCTGAGGCGCAGGGCAGGAGATGCTGTCCCCGTCTTCgcctcctctgctgctggcactggggactACCCTGCAGGCATTTAACCACTTCCCCACCGTGCAAACCAGCTGTAGTTGGagggcagcagcccagcagcagcagcactgccacgtCTGCCCGTCCCAAGCTGCAGCAAACAggaaggagcaggcagagcccgAGCCTGGGAGCAAGACCCAGAGGTGCGACCCCTCTGCTGTGCCCCACTGTGTCCTGCCAGGCGTGGGAGCCCAAGCTCGGAGGGGTCCACAGGCCCCTCGCCTCCCACATCTCCCGCACCGACTGTTGTCTCTCCCGGGGTTGTCATGGGAACGGTGCGCTGTAGGTACCCCTCACCCTGGGTACCCCTCCTTGCGTGCCACCGTGATTCTGAATGGAGCGTCGGTGCAGCTGGTGCCCTTTCCAGGGCCTGGCAGGGAGGGCACGGGCAGCTCCAGTCCAGAATGCATGAGGATGCTGGCAGTACCCAGGGACGGAGGTCCCGTGTGTACCCACACCTCTCCTGCAGGGTCCAGAGCCCCCCCGCGGCCCCTGGCTGGGTGATGGGGCGGGCAGGTGGGCTCAGGCACTGCGGGAACAGCGCGGCACAGCCTCAGCACCGGCAGCCACGCTGCCTGCCCACTCCCACGGTGAGCCAGCGCTGCCTGTTCTTCCCCGGCCCACGCACCCTGCACggagccagcagctccttccccagtTATTTGGGGGATTTTAACCCTGCAGCACCCACTGGTTGCAAGAATGGGTGCCTGCACCAGACACGTGCCGGGGGCAGGAGGCAGAATCTGTCCTTGCTGCCAGAGGCACCAGAGCTGGTGGCTCAGGGCGAagctgggctggcagtgcctggcCATGGCTGCATGCCAGCTGCCAGCAAGGTGACCCTGCAGGGGCACCCAGCACCACTGACCCACACCCCCTGCATGGAAGACACaggaccccatccctgcagcaggcCAGTTCATCCCCATCACTGCTGTGCCCCACAGCAACCCCAGGCCCATTTCCCCATCCCTCTTGTGCCACGCGCCTCCCATCCCCGCTAGACCCCACAGTACTCCTGGCCCCCCCACCCCTGTCCTTGCAGGCCCCTCTGTCTGCCATGCCTCCCACCCCCACCACCAGGCCTGCCTCATGTCTGCTGCCATCTGCCTCTCCCTTTTGAttagtattaatttttaattattattattgacaGGGCTGCCAGCTCGGCtgccagctgggacagctgcccAGAATGAGACAGGCCgggggcagccctggcactgctgtacTCACTGTGTGGCTCCTGGCAACTGCTCTGCCCACCCAGGGGCTGCCTTTGtgcccccagcaccctctggccCTCAAACAGAAACTGTGGGGTGTAGAAGTTGAGGATCAAGGTTATTGTGTCCCCAAAGGGCGGGCTCTGggtgggcactgccagccccccagcctggctggacTGCAGGGCTGATGGGAACCCATAAAGCCACGGAGATAAATGGCTCCTATTATTTTTCCAATCAAATGAAATCCCACTGTGGCTACACGAGAATGGTGATGAACCATGGCAGCGCAGCAGCCTCTGcaccccctcctgccccagttAACCTTGGCCTTGTGCTGTGATGGGCACACGGCACCCCACGAGCACAACGCCCTTGCTGGGGTAAGGGGACAAGGACAGTGTGCCAGTGTTGCTGCGGAGGGCTCGGCCCTAGAGCCAGGTGGGGGGCGATGACAGGGCCATGTGGGGCAGAGCAGTAGGTtgaagggacagagggacaggcagCCCCTGCTTCTCACACACTTGACACTTTCACTGCTGGGGAGGGGCATTAATGGTGCGTTTTAGGGGGTCTCAGCAACCCCTCTTCCAGCTTCAGCTTTGCCAGCCCCACGCGTGGCTCTGCCTACATCTCATtctgggggggagggaggagctgaGGTAGCGCTGTGACCCCAACctaggcagggcagggcagacaGAGACCCCACCGCAGGCACGgcaggctgccagccctgccgcGCCGGAGCTGGCCAAGGCCGGGCGAGCGGCACCACCGCGTGGCGAGGGACGGGCGGTACAGGTAGCGCAGGCAGCACTCGGGCTGCCAGCACGCTCTGCCCATGCGGGACCAGTGGGCAAGGCAGGCAGAGCCACCCCCTGATCGCCCGCCTGCAGCACCCCCAGTTTGGGGTGCTCCCCCTCATACTGCATCCCCtcatccccatcctgctgcctgcagcaccccCAGTTTGGGGTGCTCCCCCTCATACTGCATCCCCtcatccccatcctgctgcctgcGGCACCCCCAGTTTGGGGTGCTGAACCCCATATTGCATCCGCTCATCCCACTCCTGccacctgcagcatccccatAGGGGGGTGCAGCCCCCCCATACTTCATCCCCTCATCCCggtcctgctgcctgcaggcctccccagccctgtcGCCCTTGCACCTGCACAGAGAAGTGACCTAAAGCCATCACACGATGcaaggacacagggacatggcCTGACACAGTGCCTGCCAGGGGTGAGCTCCTGTCTTCACTCCCTAGTAGCATATTCTGCCTGGAACAGGGGTAATATTGGGTGGTGGAGGGCTCTGCATTGCCCTGGGGGAGCTGCAAGGCTGATGTCCCTGGAGAAAGGCAGCTGAGTCCCAGGGACACAGCTCTCTGCAGCCGAGGCAGCACCccagggcagtgcagggctCAGCAAGCTCAGCCCCACGGGCTGCACTGCAGGCAGTCCAGACCCCGGCTGACACAGCCACACCAGCTGCCTGTCAAGCTGTGACCAGACAGGTCACAGCCAGCTCCAAGAACAGAGTGGTCAATACTTTGTCCTTCTGCAGGaccagctctctgcagagcccatctgcaggcagggcagcactgaGCCATCACAGCAGGGGACAAGCAACCCCGGCTCTGGGCTGATGAGGTGGCATAGATGGGCTGGATGTGTGGTCCTGGACAAGGTGCAACCTTGGGCTGAGATGGagcctgggtgctgctggagggaatggagctctcagctcctggaTGAGAGCTGCAGTGAGGGCAGAACTGCAGGCACCACTGTCAGGAGGTGAGCAGACAGCTCCACCTCTAGAATCTGACTAGGCAGGAGAGCACAGATACAacaataaaacacacaaaaagattAAAGGACAGAGTGCAGGGTGGATCTGGAAGGGAGTATGAGGGACCAGGACCACCAGAAGGGACAGCAGAAGACATGAGCCATGGAAAGGAGGAGCCAGCAAAGTCCCAGGGCTCAAAAGACTGAGGCTGTGAACCTGCAGGTCTGGCACCAACAAACACTTGGGAAGAAAATAAGCTTCATAGCACCTATGCTGCAAGTGTCTGTGGGAGGGGATGCAGCATGGGGAccgtgctgtgctgcagcctcagcaCCCACTCTGCAGGGACACTGCCAGCCCTCAGCTGGGAAACTGCTCTTCCTGAGAAGGCAGACCCATGTCCCACAGATGTGCAGGGACTTAGGAGAAAAGTGGACCAGCTCCCCAGGCTGAGCTGACCCACATGAGCTGGGCCTCAGTAGTCCCTCCCATGCCCAGGTTTGCAGGGCAGTGAGCTGTGCCCGTGCCTTGGCCAGGAGAGGACAGATCAGCATCCTGCTGGGGGCTATCTAGGGCCTCCCAAAacacccccacagccccagtGAGAGGGGCACTGGTCCCAGGCTCTAGGGGAGGTGAGGGGACATGTGCAGTGTCCCAATCCCTCAGTGATGCCAGCTCTgttctcctggccctgctcaccCAGAATGGAGGGGCCAAGATATGGCACATTGCCACCTCCCTCCCAGGAAACCTCCCTCCCGAACAAGAGCCACCCCAGCCTGTCAAGAGCCCTGGAGACACAGATCATGCTCAGATGCAGAAATTCATTGTGAGACAGTACATGGGGACCCCGtaggcagctccctgctccccccacAGTCACACCACAAACTTGGTCTTGCTAAGGGAGTTGCTCTTGGTGGCCGTGTCCGCATGGGCCTGGTACCCAATGGTCACCTTCTGTGACAGGCCCAGGTGCTCCTTGTAGACAcgcctggaggagagaaggggatGCATGAATTGGGCAGCACCACTTCTGCTATTGGCCCTATTCCCCGAAACAGGGGGAAACCTTATTCCCCTGTGCAGCCTCCCCTGAAGCTGCATTACCCAATGTGGGTGACCCCTTCCTGGTTCTCCGCTTCCCGGGTCCAGATAGCAATCTTGTCCCCCTTGGTGCGGATGTTGATGACGGCCCCGCACACCTCGTCGCTGTACTCATCAAACATCTCCCCAATGAgacacagcagctgtggggaggagaagaggagcctgggACAGTCCCCACTGCAGTTCAGCCCTGGGGCAGCGGGAACACCATAgccaggacccccaggacccTCGAGTGGGGCTGCACTCACTGTCTCCAGCCAGAAACGGTCCAGCTCGGTGTGACGCTGCTGCTTGGCCAGGGTGATGAGCCAGCGCCCACCACGCTTGTTCTGGCTGTCCTCCCACATGGGCTCAATGCCGTCCTAGGGGTGGGCGAGCAGACAGTCAGGGGCACCAAGTACCCAACCAGAGCTGGCCTGGGGAGCTGTGAACAACCAGCCAGACTTCCCCTTCCACCTTATGGCCAGGGCACCCTGAGCAGCACCCAGTGTGCCCCAATAatgctgggtgctgtggggaTTCTGAGGATGAGGTACCATACCTTGAAGAGGGAATAGTCACAGCCAGCTGCGAGCTTGCTGGCGAGCTGGATGTGACTGTACAGCCTGTGTTAGATGGAGACACAGCAGCAGGTGAGAATAGGTGCCTTAGGCTCAGACCCCCCCCCACTAGGACATCTCCAGAAGGGGCACAGTGGGTGTGCCCACCCAATGGACACTCACGCCCAGAAGTCCTCCACAGTGCTGAATTTGGTGACGAGGCGCAGGTTCGCCTGCCACATCTTGCTCTTGTCATTCTTGAAAAACCACAGTGCCCatctggggagggaggggaaatgGGGTGTTCAACCATGCTGGAatccccctccagccccagcacacccctcccagtgctgggagaggctgTCCATGGCCAGGCCCCCCATACCTGTTCTGCAGGGGGTGCTTGCCCAGGATCTCTGCCGggagcagctcttgctgccGAGCCCTCTGCTGGCGTCGCTCCTGTTGCTTCTGCAGAGGAAGGTGGGACAGCCCCGAAGAGCCCCATGACCACCCCAACAGGGAGACTGCAGCCCCCCCCAGATACCTCCCACACTGGGTACCCCGAGGGCTGGGAGGGTTGTCTGTGTTCTACAGCCTTCCCAGCCCATAGGGCAAGCACTCACCTGCTCCCCTGTAGCCATCCTGACTAGCACGGGCTCCCCTAGGCTGCCTCTGGCTCTTAAGTACCCACAGGCAGGTGGGATGAGGAgccatcccagctgcagctggtggaGTGGGAGGGTGGTGtcctggggagcagagaggTGGGGGATCCCTCTCtagggcagggagctggaggaTGAGGGCAGGGGCTCAGAGTGGGATGAGATCAGGATGAGGGAGTAGAATTGTGTAAGTTTGGGACCATGATGTGGtatgggcagggcaggacaggacaGTACGCAGAGATAGCACACAATGGGATAGCATCAGGTTGGAGGGCAGGGATAGGTGGAATGGGGAAGATGGGATCAGGATAGGATGTGATGGGGAGAGTGGGGGATGTgatggggaggggatgggaccAGAATTGGATGCggtgggatgggaatggggtgggatgagatgggaagAGGACATGACGAGAAGGGGATGGGAATGGCATAGGGACAGAGTGGAATGTGGAGGGAGTTGGATGGCTATAAGGATGGAATGGGGTAAGGGCAGCCTGTAGACGGAAAGCAGTGGGATTGGGATGAGATGGGACAAGGATCGGGAGGAGACGTGACAGGGAGAGGGTGGGAAAGGATGCGACGGGGGTCAGGACTGAATAGCATGGGGACAGCGTGGGGTGAGATCACGACGAGTGATGGGGCTGGGGAGAACGACTGTCCCGGGGAGCCGCGCAGTGCGGGGACGGAGCTTGCGGGGCTGCGGCGGCGAAGGGCGGGGGGCGCCGCTGGCttgcggggcggtgcggggcggcgcgggggcggcggggcacGGCTCGGCACAGCCGAGCACGGCTCAGCCCGGCTCAGCCCGGCGCGGCGCGGTCCCCCCCGCGCATCACGGCGCAGCGCGGCGCAGCGCAGCGCGGCCCCGGCACAGCCGCACTgagcccgccccgccgcagcccggcccggcccggcccggcccgcccgtCCCCGCCGACAGCGAGCCAGgtcgggcgggcggcggggccgggggcgcgggACCAGGATGCGCGGGGAAGGGATGCGCGGGGAAGGGATGCGCGGGACCGGGATGCGCGGGACCGGGATGCGCGGGGCGgacgggcgcggggccggggcggggtgAAGCCGTGCGGCCTCTCCCCGCAGAGCCGCCATGGAGGTGTTTATGAAGGGCTTGTCCAAGGCCAAGGAGGGGGTGGTCGCCGCAGCTGAGAAGACCAAGCAGGGGGTGGCCGAGGCCGCCGAGAAGACCAAGGAAGGGGTCCTCTATGTCGGTAAGGACcggctcgccctgcctgccccctgcctgccccctgccagccccctgccagccccctgcctgccccctgcctgccccctgccagcccctgcctgcccccTGCCTCCCCACCCCCGGCTAATCTCTGCCcgtccctgcctgcccctgccGGCTTTATCTGCCTGCCCTTGCCTACTCCTGCGTTTGCCCTTGCGTCCTCCTGCCCATCCCCCTGCAGTCCCCCTTTCGTCCCCACCTGTCT
This region includes:
- the EIF4E1B gene encoding eukaryotic translation initiation factor 4E type 1B isoform X2: MATGEQKQQERRQQRARQQELLPAEILGKHPLQNRWALWFFKNDKSKMWQANLRLVTKFSTVEDFWALYSHIQLASKLAAGCDYSLFKDGIEPMWEDSQNKRGGRWLITLAKQQRHTELDRFWLETLLCLIGEMFDEYSDEVCGAVINIRTKGDKIAIWTREAENQEGVTHIGRVYKEHLGLSQKVTIGYQAHADTATKSNSLSKTKFVV
- the EIF4E1B gene encoding eukaryotic translation initiation factor 4E type 1B isoform X1: MATGEQKQQERRQQRARQQELLPAEILGKHPLQNRWALWFFKNDKSKMWQANLRLVTKFSTVEDFWALYSHIQLASKLAAGCDYSLFKDGIEPMWEDSQNKRGGRWLITLAKQQRHTELDRFWLETVSAAPLEGPGGPGYGVPAAPGLNCSGDCPRLLFSSPQLLCLIGEMFDEYSDEVCGAVINIRTKGDKIAIWTREAENQEGVTHIGRVYKEHLGLSQKVTIGYQAHADTATKSNSLSKTKFVV